The genomic segment GTGAGGCAGGAGCCGTGCCGCTCGGTCGCAGAGGCGGCCGTGCCGGTCAAGGTGCTTGCCGCGCAAGGAGGGGGTGATGCGGGGGCGGGACGGCGCCCGGCCGCGTGCGATCAGAACAGCGATCCTTGCCGCGCGGCCGGTTCGGCCGCCGCCTTCTCAGGCTTCGGTGCGGGCTCGGGCGCGGCCCGGCGGGGCGCGCGCTTCGGGCGCGGCGAGGGCGGGGCTTCGGCAAGAGGGGGCGCAACGGGGTCGTCCGGAGCCTCCTCGGGGCGCGCATAAATAGCGCCGTCGGCAAATTGCAGTTGGAACCACGCGGCTTGGGCGGCGGCCGCGGCCGAGCGCACCGGCAGGCCGTCGGCGTCGCGCACGAGCGCGTAGCCGCGGGCGAGCACGGCCTTGTAGCTGAGCGCCCCGAGCAGGCTGGTGAGCGCGTCGAGCCGGTCGCGGCGGCGCTCGACGATGCGGCTCATGGCGGTGCGCGGGCGGTGGTCGATGGCGGCGAGCCGTGCCCGCGCCTCGGCCAGCGCGATCGCCGGAGAGCGCCGGGTGAGGCGGTCGGCGACGCGATTCAGGCGCTCGCGGGAATCGCGGGCATTGGCGGCGAGCGCCGGCCGCAGCCGCGCGTCGGCGAGGTCGAGGCGCTGGCGCTTGACGGCGAGGAAGGCGTCGGCGCCGGGGATCGCCCGCACCAGCGCCCGGAAATCCGCCCGCTCGCGCTCGATCCGCCGCAGCATCGTGCCCGCCTGCCGGGCGCCGAGCTCATGGACCTGGGCGCTGAGTTCGGCCCGCACCGGCACCGCCATCTCGGCCGCGCTCGTCGGCGTCGGGGCGCGGCGGTCGGAGGCAAAATCGATCAGCGTCGTATCGGTCTCGTGGCCGACCGCCGAGATCAGCGGGATCTCGGACTCGGCGGCGGCGCGCACCACCACCTCCTCGTTGAAGGCCCAGAGATCCTCGATCGAGCCGCCGCCGCGGGCGACGATCAGCACGTCCGGCCGCGGAATCGGGCCATCGGGCGACAGGGCGTTGAAGCCCCGGATCGCCGCGGCGATTTCTTCCGCCGCCCCCTCCCTCCCCCTGCACCCGCACCGGCCAGACCAGCACGGGGCGGGGAAAGCGGTCCTCCAGCCGGTGGAGGATGTCGCGGATCACCGCGCCGGTCGGCGAGGTGACGACGCCGATCACCCGCGGCAGGAACGGGATCGGTCGCTTCCGGTCAGTCTCGAACAGCCCCCTCGGCCGCGAGCTGGCGCTTGCGCTCCTCCAGCAGCGCCATCCAGGCGCCGATGCCGGCGGGCTCCATCGAGTCGATGACGATCTGGTACGAGGATTTTCCGGCAAAGGTCGTGATCTTGCCGGTGGCGACGACCTCGAGCCCTTCCTTGGGCTTCTGGCGCAGGCGCCCGAGCACGCCCTTCCACACCACCGCGTCGATCTTCGCCGAGCCGTCTTTCAGCGAGAAGTAGGCGTGGCCCGAGCCGTGCGGCCCGCGATAGCCGGTGATCTCGCCGCGCAGGCGCACATGCCCGAAGGCGTCCTCCAGGGTGCGCTTCAGGGCGGCGGCGAGATCGCCGACCGACCATTCGGGGGTGTTGGCCTGGAGCAGCGCCGAGGGCGCCGGCTCCCCCGGCGGCGGCACGGCGGCGGCAGAGGTCGCAGGACGTGGCGGGGGCACGAGCGGCATGGGGCCGGACGCTAGGGAACGGGCCGGGAGAGGTAAAGGCCGACCGCGCGATCAGCTGGGGAACGGCGTGCGGGTGTGGCGCCGGAGCCGCGTCGTCACCCCTGCTGACGGCTTGCTCCGCCACGCAGGGAGCATTCGCACGGCCTGGAACGCCGGCTGCGCCGGGTTCTCGAGGGAAGGCGTCGAGCGAACAGGACAGCGGGTGCGATGAACGCGCCCGGCGTCAGATCAGGCGCGTGAGGATCAGCGCCGCCGTCACGGCCGGGGCGGCGGCCGCCGCCATGGCCCAGGGCCAGACCGGCGCGAGACGCGAACGGCGGTTGTCGTTGGCGGCTCGTGGCGCCGAGCGGCGCTGCACCACGTAGTGCGACAGCCGAACGACGGGTTGCTCGCGGGGTGTGCGGGCGGGGGGGGCGATCGAGTGGCGACAGATCGGCATGGCAGACATCAACAGGCGAGCCCGGCCAACCGTTCCGTCCGGCGCGCGGGATAAAGCGAGCCAAAGGGAGGGCCGCGCCGACGCGCTCACCACAGCGAGAATTCGGTGGCGAAATCCGTACTCCGCAGCGGGCATTTCGGCGCGGGGCAGGGCTCGGCCGGGACGGTCGCGAGCACTCCGTCCGCCCCCGCCTCGAAGCGCAGGCGCACCGGCGGGTCGTCCTCCTTGGCGTAGGCGAGCCGCACCTCGAAGCGCACCGCGTCGAAGGTCTTGCGGTCGGCATAGACGATCACGTCGCGGGAGACGGATTCGCCCGGATTGAGGTCGGAGGGCTCGCTCGGGAGCGGCGTCGCGCCGGAGAACAGCAGCCCCTGGCGCAGGATCGGTGTCCCGCCGCTCTCGCGCACGTAGTCGCGGGCGGCATCGACGTTCGCCGTGCCGGAGAGCGAGGCCCGGAAGGCGGCCTCCCGCGCCGCCGTGTCGTCGCCCGGTTCGGAGAAGCGGGTGCGGATGCCGACCACGGTGTAGGTGAGCCCGAGCACGCGCACCCCCGCCTGGCCGACATTGGTGCGGGTCACGGTCGAGCGGATCGCCACCCGGTCGCCGCGCTCGCCGACCCGGGCGAGGTCGGTCTTCACCGAGACCGAGGGCGGGGCGAGCCCCGGCTTGATCCGCGCCTCGTAGACGAAGGTGTAGACGCCCCAGGCCCCGGCCCCGAGGATCGCCAGCGTCTGCACCAGGGTGCTGGCGCCCTCCAGGCCGAGCCCGCGGCGCTTTCGGCCCGGCCCCTCGTGACGGTCCGGCTGACGATCTGTCGGCGCCATGAGGCGGCTTCTCCCGTGCGTTGCCGGGGCAAACGCGAAACGCCCTTTCCCCGGCCCAAAATTTTTTGGATAGGGTTCTTCTCATGACCGAGCCCTTCTCCATCCTGCTCATCGGCTCCGGCGGGCGCGAGCACGCGCTGGCCTGGGCCATCGCGAAATCGCCGCTCTGCACGCGGCTGTTCATCGCCCCCGGCAATCCGGGGACGGCGCAGCACGGTGAGAACCGGCCGGACCTCGCGGTGTTCGATCACGCTGCCGTCGTCGCGTTCTGCCGGGCGGAAGGGGTCGGGCTCGTGGTGGTGGGGCCGGAGGCGCCGCTGGTGGCGGGCCTCGTCGACGACCTTCAGGCCGCCGGCATCCCCGCCTTCGGGCCGACGAAGGCCGCAGCGCAGCTCGAAGGCTCGAAGGGCTTCACCAAGGATCTGTGCGCCGAGCACGACATCCCGACCGCCGCCTTCGCCCGCTTCACCGACCTCGAGCCGGCTTTGGCCTATCTGCGCGCGCGCGGCGCGCCGATCGTGGTCAAGGCCGACGGGCTCGCCGCCGGCAAGGGCGTGACCGTGGCCGAGACGCTGCCCGAGGCCGAGGCCGCCGTGCGGGCGATCCTCGACGGAACGGAAGGCGGGGCGCTCGTCATCGAGGAATGCCTGTTCGGCGAGGAGGCGAGCTTCTTCGCGCTCTGCGACGGCACCCGTGCGGTGCCGATCGGGACGGCGCAGGACCACAAGCGCGTCCATGACGGCGACCTCGGCCCGAATACCGGGGGCATGGGCGCCTATTCCCCCGCCTCCATCGTCACGCCGGAGATCACCGAGACGGTGATGACGCGGATCATCGCGCCGACGCTGGCCGGCATGGCCGCCCGCGGCACCCCGTTTTCCGGCATCCTCTATGCCGGGCTGATGCTGACGGCGGAGGGCCCCAAGCTCATCGAGTACAACACCCGCTTCGGCGATCCGGAGGCGCAGGTGCTGATGCCGCGCCTGACCGGCGATCTCGTGCCGGCGCTGCTGGCGGCGGCTCAAGGCGACCTCTCCGGCGTCGCCATCGGTTTCGACGCCTCCCGCGCCGCACTCACGGTGGTGATGGCGGCACAGGGCTATCCCGGCGCGGTGACCCGCGGCACGGAGATCCGCGGCGTCGAGGCGGCCGAGGACGAGGCGGGCGACGCGACGGTTCTGGTGTTCCAGGCCGGCACCCGCCGCGACGGCGACCGGCTGCTCGCCGATGGCGGCCGGGTGCTCGCGGTCACGGCGCTCGGTGCCAGCGTCGGGCAGGCGAA from the Methylorubrum extorquens genome contains:
- a CDS encoding protein of unknown function (Evidence 5 : Unknown function) encodes the protein MPENPRTRSSSTRWSPPASAPGWRCWRSASASSRPRGLFETDRKRPIPFLPRVIGVVTSPTGAVIRDILHRLEDRFPRPVLVWPVRVQGEGGGGGRNRRGDPGLQRPVARWPDSAAGRADRRPRRRLDRGSLGLQRGGGGARRRRVRDPADLGGRPRDRYDADRFCLRPPRPDADERGRDGGAGAGRTQRPGP
- a CDS encoding protein of unknown function (Evidence 5 : Unknown function), whose protein sequence is MSAMPICRHSIAPPARTPREQPVVRLSHYVVQRRSAPRAANDNRRSRLAPVWPWAMAAAAAPAVTAALILTRLI
- a CDS encoding conserved protein of unknown function (Evidence 4 : Unknown function but conserved in other organisms); the encoded protein is MAPTDRQPDRHEGPGRKRRGLGLEGASTLVQTLAILGAGAWGVYTFVYEARIKPGLAPPSVSVKTDLARVGERGDRVAIRSTVTRTNVGQAGVRVLGLTYTVVGIRTRFSEPGDDTAAREAAFRASLSGTANVDAARDYVRESGGTPILRQGLLFSGATPLPSEPSDLNPGESVSRDVIVYADRKTFDAVRFEVRLAYAKEDDPPVRLRFEAGADGVLATVPAEPCPAPKCPLRSTDFATEFSLW
- the purD gene encoding phosphoribosylamine-glycine ligase (Evidence 2a : Function from experimental evidences in other organisms; PubMedId : 2687276, 9843369; Product type e : enzyme) — protein: MTEPFSILLIGSGGREHALAWAIAKSPLCTRLFIAPGNPGTAQHGENRPDLAVFDHAAVVAFCRAEGVGLVVVGPEAPLVAGLVDDLQAAGIPAFGPTKAAAQLEGSKGFTKDLCAEHDIPTAAFARFTDLEPALAYLRARGAPIVVKADGLAAGKGVTVAETLPEAEAAVRAILDGTEGGALVIEECLFGEEASFFALCDGTRAVPIGTAQDHKRVHDGDLGPNTGGMGAYSPASIVTPEITETVMTRIIAPTLAGMAARGTPFSGILYAGLMLTAEGPKLIEYNTRFGDPEAQVLMPRLTGDLVPALLAAAQGDLSGVAIGFDASRAALTVVMAAQGYPGAVTRGTEIRGVEAAEDEAGDATVLVFQAGTRRDGDRLLADGGRVLAVTALGASVGQAKDRAYAAVKRIDWPDGFFRSDIGGREIAREAASKGD